ccaagtaaccttggacttacgtggttagttacggtggcatcatataaatacgtctctccctatctatatactagtcgttcttacgttcaagcttacgtaacgaggttagcgtacctgcagagaacacaatatgtatatactgaacctttcatgccagcatgtcatgaaagcgtccccaatcattactgttcactatagaaacagcatctgtacaattaccgccgtacagacaacgttaacatacgttatcgagataacgtattcacgggggtaccgcaaaatgcgggggtatgaactgcgatcgccataccctgcgccgaaccatatactcccaatgtagtcaaccgaagttggtacattggcagcatctcaagtaggccactgcttgagaaacagcgttcggttcgcatcaccgacgggaaggccaagctccctcagttggctgaggatccttacctccttacctcaccatcgaagatgtcgttacaaaatgtaaggttgggttgtgcataaatttaagttttgacagaaaggtaatgctggtagttagagttatatatacatatactatagccacctttaattcccttataagcattaccctagggctttacgtactaagcataatccttgaCAGATTCAACGTAGTTTtgtcaaatactttgttggtcaatcttttatactgaaagcatttttaaggtaaaatgtatctccagagtaaccttatagctctgataccagctgtggcagaaccaacctgaattataccggctcaagtacgcgagtccactccagagggctccaacgtgcttcaaacggtataatcccttagcctgtcgggtaacgtcccgataaaccaccgatacacaggatcaaataaggttacctcacacgaaggtgagtccagagatacaatcaccattatattttacattacaaggaattacattataaggaTTTTCAAAAGTCATACATTACTAACTGtgaaagctatggtttttggcagcggaaacatacgcgatgatttacagcacgtcgtccggacggatgtcatgctaagcccgagcacgacatcactcgatatcaccagtgctggccgaggacggattccattccacggaccaaccttctggaagagcacagggccaaggcagggaagagtagggtcttcacagatgtcacctgaaaaacatacagctagcaaggctgagtatactaatactcagcaaggcttacccggagttgggtatacttagcccataactagacttatgaaagcttataattgttctgggtttagtttcagctaaaaagcaacaaagagtagatccttaatttcaagttttagctttcagattctagttaattatccattctaagtaagcacctatatctaagcaagcatggtataatcttttgtcaagcatcatctttgataaccataatattgctcttgttactctatgtggaaaagggatcaagcagtctcaatcttcgtgagaagcggacgattcaaatcgaatttaaccttgcaaggtaaacctaacacacacgcttggaacaccacagggtcattccgaagcaaccgtttgcttttcattccgactcgtggatcagagccaccacaagcgactgcaggaacatacgcacacccaatgtgtgcaggacatacgtctgtagcgcgactacaaaacccgtattcctggttgcccttgcaacacgtatttcctcagtcgaacataagtaaccagaagaagcaaatcgagtggtgggaggtatgtccactcctcgggccgattggctactaggcttaccgcttacccaaaattcacggcatgtggttagtactttcaaacgcttaacccacacttccacacactgcgaccttatcagattcatcaacacagacggggtatcatctcgaccatgatacctcacaaaactcccgtccatcatccttatagtgatagcaggaatgtaatcattacaactcctatatcgcgcgagtgacaggaaatcacccgacttctaccggccctattagcattgcagctagtcggactcaagtactagtattcatcacattggttcctaggagaatgcaactagggtttcaagcaattcctaagaacttaatgcatagaatacgtaaatagatatagattgcagtgtaataaaaatagtaggttatgtccggggcttgcctttactggtgagtctgaagttaggaatgttaatatcttccgaactttggttcggggcttccgatatcccattggcgacatttacttgatcttcaggaacatcctccgtagactttagggagatcttgtagataccgttgccgaagtagtcgtatctacatgcaatgcgacatcacattcaaagtgtgcacacaaaactattttgtttcacagcaaagttgcaatccagtactcatataacacactattcatataacaaccaaaaagatttgaagctaaacctagacagagctataggaAAACAACCATTTAGAATCAGCTATTTGTTGAGGGTTATAACAGAGCTGATTGGGAACGACAGagatttagctgatggaaaggtgtattggttttctaattgatcgatgaaagcatcgattatccTAGTAAAGGGATGattcttaaagcagttgtgtcttaatcgagatgtgcttaagtgttattctaggtaattaggtgtggttatatcggctcgattacgtcaacacaactattgagtgatgtacagtcgattggaatgtggttaagagtatgtgactgataagtatgaagccgacctctcagtcgataaatcgactgatagaagtgtgtggataaggatggggaaactaaggatcgatcggccgtgtttgaccgatatggaaaagcaaccaaaatcggcttgggtcggccgataacaagaaccttaagatcatgtgtgcatctccgatacatcgactctgtgcagtcgatatagaacagaacaaagaatcgtatcggcagtagccgatactagaaagggaacaaccatatcagctaatcggtcgatgatagaagtatcgactgacagctgttatacagaaacatcctagactcaagaaaaacggatgcttagcggctaaaTCAAAGgctgatgttgaaacgcagcTGTAGAGATATATAAGCTacgcaacagatgcacatgaaataacaaagatctttatacgaagataattttacggaaacggcaatcaagacaagaatAACATCTTGATGGCAAGGATAtaagcaccagggtgataggattaactagatatcatacctttctatttaagacatatattctatggcttactttttagtTATAGCACAAGCATtcaacaaaacattcattccctaatacttgacctagaccacacatcaaagactttcactcaagatcacaacatcaaacttatagattttgacctaaaggttcaaacagaactgattttgtgtttttatgaacttcttatgaaaaattatgaactgtagaagttcaccgatttgaaataaagaaagtcctagaaattttacaaataacaccCTAGAACTCTCTAAAACcaaacaatcaagtccctggtccgggaaaacagttaacagaaagttaacgacgatatctcgacaaaggaatcgccggcattagaaagattcagtggattagggcaaaccttggggtagccttggttatgaagaaaaatacgcggaaagtgaattcccgcggtgaataggattggcgacgataagatgagctcgacgacgacgagattccgtggatgacgaagaagttcgtcagggatggttgccgtgggtggaagatggcctttgtcttgtacacgcacgtgtttgctgaatcgagtcgagccggtcaccggtagagcactctcgctcgtatccgtggaTGTGCTAGTCCacatccgtccggaccttcgctttcgcctcgccgcgccacacttgccctctctgcctccgcgagggccatggtctgctcgcacctgaccacctccaaaccctccacgaaaagttcacaatgccgcctgatctcgtccactgctttctcctcaacggccttcgacgtcttctacgcgtgactctactgccccctgggcgggttCGCCCCGAATCGTCGCACCGCCGCACTTCCCGTACTGCGTGCGACCTTCTGGCATGCCGTTGccacatccgcccgacggcgtcctgcacccttgacgcctcgctcaacagcaggaccctcgcgttcttcagcaccacgcgtatcgacatttcgtcgaacacctgagctgcgtcctcgagacGGCCATCGCATTCCTGCATCTCGCATAATAGttctccaccacaactcctcctgcgcgtgccgttgctcggcacgtcgtactccagcatcacctgctcatgcccataggcctgctctgctccggccgctcaacagctgcccacaccaccaacgcccgcacgccaccgcgcgcacgctcgcgccactcgctcggtgccgctcacattcctgccgctccagcacctgcaccggctctccagcacacgagctcctgcattgcctaaaccatgtcgctctcactctcgtgctcgcttgacgccagtgccCGCTCATGCCTGTTCCCacgtcgcgcgcgctcactccgagccgcaatcgcacgcttacactggcccggtgctactgctccacctctgcgctccgcgctgtacgccgccagcgcgccttcgttcgcgagctgcagccggccaccatggtgccgtcgctcacccgcccgaaccgcagccgctccgcggctccacctgcaccgccgacttccgcacgcgctccgcattcgcgctggcgctccgccgctccggccgagccagcgccgtctgtgacgctctgctcctgggccctccgcgcacacacctgctcccgctcgcacctcgtctgctcccgagccgcgcaccaacgccggcctgccgccatcctgcgcacACTCGCCTCGACCCTGGGCCGAGTCGCCACGCCACCAccgcagccgcgcgcgctctcaCGGCCATTGCCCGCCAGCACTTCACCACCTGGCATGCCTGTGCGCCTGGTCCTGCGCCAGTTCGCGGCCCGCTCCACTGCCCCAGCCTGCTGGCCCGCTGCCTCAGCGCCGgcctgcctccgcccgccgtcACCTGCGTCTGGGCCCAGCTCTGCGCTCCGCGCGCCGCTGCTCCGGCTCCCGCTCGCGCTGGCGCCGCTCCGCATCGCCTGCAGACGCTCGCCGCCACAGCCCGCGACGCCCGCACAcctggccgctgccgcggcccaccaccgcgccgagccagccgccccagccgcgcctgctcgcccagcgcgccgcccgccgccagcccgcgccggccccgagccgcgcctccaGCTTGCCCGCGCCAGGAGCCGCACCGCGCGCCCCGCGCTGTGCCTCCAGCCGTGCGCACGCCTGCTTGCTCGGGCCAGGCAGaggtgagagagagggaggggaaaaagcaaggggagagagaggaaaaagagcATTTGGATGCAGCCGCCGGTGGAAGAGGAAAGAAATGCCAGAAGAGGATAAGGGAAAGAGAGATAGCAGAGAAGAAAGACAACTGGGAttctccaaggacctatgcgtaatttccaaaaactgcaagggcctggttgtaaaacaaaatttcccatcaacccaaagcccaaatgaagaaatgcccaaaatgaaagttggagagtttttcaagctctacaacattgctttagggctcaagttcagaaactcaaaactcgcatctttgcacatgaaattttgagcaaaagttggatttgaattacttttgtcctaaagagcgtaattttataaaattcaggacctaaatgcaagcatttatgacacgtcataatgagtggatagacatgccatgatgacttgcacttttacacgtTAACCCTAACtaaattttaaagttacttttgtaaatcaaacatttgcataaaggacttgtacttttataaaatcacataaatacccttatttttaccactttacccaaaatttttacacaattcaacactttcatttccaatgcaacttttggataaatatatattttttttacaaggaataaaataagaaaaacatgtttacaaaaccacttttcacttattttgaaattactcttatccaaatacattttgcaaaaacaaccctaggtttttctgtaattacaaaaataccctttttactcgcacttttaaattttcaaaaacttcacataaacgcacataagctttatacaaacaaacacatatttcacactaacaaaatatatgtcgaGATTAcatatacatgaactgtcacagcagAGACCCGGTATTGATTTCAATAAAACATATTCTCCGGTCATGAGTGGAATTACGTTCCGATATTTAATATCACTGGCAATTCAAAAGCGTCTATCTATGCAGTTGATGGATGTCATGACAGCATATTTACATAGGTCACTAGATTTGGACATATATATGAAGGTCCCCGATGGGATCCCTATACTGAATGAAAGCGCAAATCGCAATATGTATTGTGTAAAGCTCAAAAGATCACTCTATGGTCTGAAATAGTCGGGAAGAATGTGGTACAACTGGTTGAGTGAGTACCTTCTGCAAAAGGGATACTCCAATAACGATGGTTGCCCATGCATCTTCATCAAAAGATCCTCCATAGGATTTTGCATTATACCAGTGTATGTAGATGATTTGAATATTATTGGCAAAACACAAGATATTGATGAAGCCCGCAATCATCTTAAGATGGAGTTTGAGATGAAGGATTTGGGTAAAACCAGATCTTGCTTAGGTTTGCAAATCGAGCACCTTCCCTTAGGAATTTTAGTGCACCAATCTATCTAACTCCAGAAATTATTGGAGAAATTCAATATGGACAAAGCATATCCAAATAAGACTCCCATGGTTGTTCAATCTCTCAATAAAGAAAAAGATATTTTCCGACCATGGGAGGAAAGAGAAGAGATATTTAGGACCAAAATATCCCTATCTCAGTCTCATCGGAGCACTTACGTACCTTGCAAATAGTACAGGCCTGACATTGCATTTACAGTGAATCTGTTGGCAAGACATAGTGCTGCCCCAACTAAGCGTTATTGGACCGGAACAAACAAATCCTTAGATACCTGAATGGTACTAAAGATCTTGGCTTATTCTTTAAGAAAACTGATGACCCTAGCTTGGTTGGATACACTGATGCTGGCTATTTGTCTGATCCCCACAATGCCAGATCACAGACAAGTTTGTGTTCCTTTATGGAGGAACTGCTATATCATGGAAGTCATCTAAACAAACCTTAGTGGCTACCTCTACAAATCATTTTGAGATCACTGCATTATTTGAGGCATCACGAGAATGCGTGTAGCTCCGCATAATGATAAACCACATTGAGCAATCATGTGGTATTGGTTCCTCGGAATCACCTACCATTGTCTATGAAGATGCAAACAGGTTACATTGAGAGCAATATCACCAAACATATTGCTCCTAAGTTGTTTTATCCCCATGAGCTTCATCAAAGTGGAGAAATAAACATCTTACAAACAAAGTCTTGTGATAATCTGGCAGATCTCTTCACCAAATCCCTACCTACTTCCTTGTTTGAGAAATGTGTTAAGGGAATTGGTATGAGACGGCTCAGAAACTTGTAAGCTTTAGGGGAAGACTCTCTAAATGATGGACCTTGACATACGCTTCACATTGTACTCTTTTCTTTTATGAGTTTTTACCATCAGGTTTTTCTCGTACAAAGTTTTAACGAGACAATGATGAATTCAAGCATGTGCCTTACATGTTCATGAGATAAATCAAGGCATGAATTTCTTAAACCTTACACGTTCATGATAGGATAATCACCGGATATATTATTCCTTTTTTTCCCACAGGGTGTTTCATAGAAATTAAAGAACATGTTGATCTCAAGAAGGACTCGGTCAAAAGGAGGAGTGTTACGAAACATCTTTATTTGACCTTATCAATGCAGCCACAAGGGATTCAAGACCATGGTAACAGCCATGGTTAAGGACATGAATTGATCTTATTGCTGGGTTATGGATCAACTTTATTGCTGCCATTAGAATGAGAAACTTATGTACTAATGCCTAGGAATAACTAGGCTTGTAATCTCCCTATATAAGGGAATCTTGAGATTAATAAGAAAGACCAATTCACTATTCTCTTTGTCTCTCTGTTCATACAATTTCTAACACTATCTTCAGTATAGGATTCATAAATGCTGACATCATACTAGAATACTTATACTGTGTGTAACACACAAAATTCTAGGAAAACCAAACTTTGAAAATCCACTTGTTTCTATTCTTAGGCCCATTTGGTTTTAGGGACTCAAGTTTAGCACTATCATATCAAatgagaatcttatcatttaaaaggattaaataaaatctatttacaaaacttatCAGAGATCTGTGCTAATTCACGGGACgatctaattaatccatgatttgctacagtaatcatctgCTAATCATAAATTAATatatcattagattcgtctcgcaaattagcTTAGAGGTTCTGCAataagttttgtaattagattttatttaatactcctaaatgATAAGATTTCTTTTGATGTTACAGAGCTAAAATTTAGTGTTCTGaaaccaaacacccccttaTTCTTACTACTGGGCCTTTTACCTTTGCGTGACATCTGCTGACAATCTAAGTTTAAATGATCAGAAGCAAATAAAATCGCAAGTTACATAAAATTTGACAAGCTGGTAGCTCGAACTGGAGAGGTGCAAGTCCAGGCTTTTTCGCACGTCCAATTTGAACGTTAATTCGCCACAAATGTCATGGATATAGATGCTGTTTAGTTCAAGGCCCACGAAGTTGTAAGAAGGGTGCTCCAAAATAAAAGCTTTACCAATTCCATAAAATTGGAGTCAGCCTATTTGGCTAGCTCTACACCAGAGTTAGTTGTAACCATGCCAAACAGATCCTTATTGCCATGGAGCTCCAGGTAGCATCATGGCCGATCACATAATAGGAACTAGAAGAAAGAAATTATGCAAATAATAAAACCAATTGCCTGGACTTCTCCAGGTAGGCAATGACAGTAACCAGTTCGTCACGTGTGCACCGGCAGTAAACTGAAGGAGTCTGTCAAAATTCGAAAGGGTGAACTCACTGTCATAGCATTGGTACAAAACATTGTGTCCCATCATGCTgaagattattacaaaagaaaaaaaaaactggtGAAGTTCACTCTGCTCATTATCTGATCAGTGTCAGATgaaaagaaataggaactcTAAGTCTTGGCATGTCAGTATCAATTTGGACCTCTACAACATAAGATCTAATTAGAGTTCCTCAATTTGATCTCCAAAATGGTGGCACGTCAAGATAGGGCTTTCTGGACCTCAGCAGTCACTTCCTTCGGTGGCTTGTCGGCATGAAGGTTCGCCACTATGCCCTTCTTGTAGTAATAGTCAATCACCTGGTGGAAAAAAATCGGTCAAATAAAGATATGTGACTCGTAAAAGCATAGCCGTAACAAAGACAAGCAGCAAAATTCAACTATTCAAATCTTTAACTACCAGAAGATGCAAGACAATGCAAAATCTCAGCTGTCTCCAAATGGAGTCAAATGAACTCAGTGCAAAACATTACAATCATCATGACAAAAATGTTTCCATAACTACAGTACTTATCCCATAAAATAATCAAAGAATTGAGGTTAGCAAACAATTATAATAGTACACAAAATGGGAAATATAGACGAGAAGAACTCAAGTGTTATTAAGACTGTAAAAAACATTGATACATTTGAGAGAGTAGCATACCGGTTCAGTTTGTCTGTGGAAAGCTTCAAGCCTAGACTTCAAAACCTCAGCTGTGTCATCCTTCCTTTGAATCAGTGGTTCTCCAGTGACCTAACGAAAAGGCAACATATGGAATGATTAACAAGACTTTGGGAGCAAGGAAGACATTATGTCAGAAGAGGAACCTTAGATTAGCTGCACTAACGCTGGATAAGAATCATTGATTCTTGTAAGCGATATCAACAAGATCAGTAGACTTCAATGAAATGTATGGGAATAATGTGATCAATGGATAGAAACGAATAGTAGTATGATATTTATGGAGAAGATGCATGTATAGTAAAAATAATGGTGACCTAACCCAAGTGCACTCATAAAGCAAACAAAACATTAGAAGTATTATAACATCTGCAGCTTTATTATTACCAACAAACCTATAACAGTTTGCTTGGCAAATTCAACATCATAAGCAAACAAATAAGATTTTGCAGACTCGAAGTACAATAACATCATATGAATTATTTATGTAGATCGAACCATCAAACACAATGTCATAGTATTAGCATAGCTTCCCAAAATAATTGTAGTAAATACACATAGAATGGAACTTATAATAGTTTGTTTGGCAAATTAAATATCATAAATGGATAAACATTATGCAGATTTGAATAAATAAACACCAAACCATTGCCATAGTATTAGCATACCAGACaaaatttaaattagagtaacCACCGAAATGAtatggaactaggcatggtcTGTATAGGACTTACATCATCAACGCCAGGAACCTTGGGGGGTGCAAATTTTGTGTGGTAACTCCTACCACTGGACGGATGGATCCATCGTCCAGTGATTCTTTCTTCCAAAATTGCATCATCAATTGCAAAATTAAGAACCTTGTTGACCTTAGTGCCTTTCTTTTCCAGCATCTCATCAAGCTGGAGAAAACATTTAATGAAAACAGTAAGAGAAAACTATGTTTGCAACATGGGTTCATATTCTACTCATAAAGAATTGAATCAACTCACTAACATACGTCCATTTTAATCAACAATTTGTTCAAATTCCAATAATCTCACCTTTTGAGCTTGAACAACAGTGCGAGGGAACCCATCAAGAATAAATCCCTTTTGGCATGAAGGTTTCTTCATGGCTTCATCAATAATCCCAACAACCAAATCATCAGAAACAAGCTCTCCCTAACAAACAGGAATTGAGCAAATATTAGTCATGGAACATTTTTTATGGCCATTAATTCGTCCTTTGTATGCCCATTGTCTTAATACCTTGTCCATTGCTTCTTTTGCCTTAACTCCCAAAGGAGTCttagcagcaacagcagccctCAACATATCACCAGTGGCTAAATGGCATAAGCAATACTCATCTTTAATAAGAGGAGACTGTGTTCCCTTGCCAGATCCCGGTGGACCTAAAACATCAGGAGAACCCATTTTAAAACGCTGGAATAAAGATCCTCTGAAAATAAAATCCCACAAGGAAGATGTAGAATCATAAAGATCACAGAACTTGTTGCATATGAATCCAAGTAAAAGCTCAACTAAAATAAGGTAAAGAAAGATATCTTAATTGTTCAATATGTGCCACCAATCTGCTAGCAGTTTCTTCACATTGCATCTATTCTGTCCAAACAAAAAAAACTTCACCCATGGTTATTAGTTCAATTTACTTGCAGTGGCATCATTAGAAAAAAGATCCCCACAGTTATCAGATCTAACTAGTAATCATTCAATTCAAGTCTGCAGCCACTCCCTAGGAGGTTTTCTGCACAGAAACGTTCTTATTTTGCTATCATAATTATATCACCTATTTATTCTTGAACCACACACACTTTTAAGTTATGCGTGAAGAGTCTAAACACTAGCACAAAGATGAAAGTTTGTTCAGAATGTTGCACATTGCAGGGACAATATCCTAAATAAACACATTATCAAGATTAAGAGTATGAGATTTTCTTCAGAATTACAAACATTGCTGAGACTTAACACTCAATCCCATCAACCGCAATTCAAATAAAGATAGCTTCTCAATTCGAAACTTATGGAGGCAATTTGAGCATGATTCCACAACAAATGCTACGGATTCTCCACCAACTAGTCATCAAGCGCGCGCAAGCGGAGGTAGAAAACAGGTAAAGTCAACTACCATACTTGACGAACAAACAATGACGGAAGGACCCGAGGTGCCCAGATGGGAACCAAAAGGCCGCCCGGAT
Above is a genomic segment from Panicum hallii strain FIL2 chromosome 8, PHallii_v3.1, whole genome shotgun sequence containing:
- the LOC112901977 gene encoding adenylate kinase 4, translated to MAANLEDVPSLDLMHELLRRMKCSSKPDKRLILIGPPGSGKGTQSPLIKDEYCLCHLATGDMLRAAVAAKTPLGVKAKEAMDKGELVSDDLVVGIIDEAMKKPSCQKGFILDGFPRTVVQAQKLDEMLEKKGTKVNKVLNFAIDDAILEERITGRWIHPSSGRSYHTKFAPPKVPGVDDVTGEPLIQRKDDTAEVLKSRLEAFHRQTEPVIDYYYKKGIVANLHADKPPKEVTAEVQKALS